From a region of the Xyrauchen texanus isolate HMW12.3.18 chromosome 39, RBS_HiC_50CHRs, whole genome shotgun sequence genome:
- the cfap92 gene encoding uncharacterized protein cfap92 has product MDKPMWNSINSTASLDMESVNRCLNDRSENSALLTDSGHDANSEDPNMEMSESIPLFERTKKKCKTNPNYTVTCTVNIALAVLKDQEENVEYSTTSEKEKSKKEPKREPYSEVLEAPRAESYYCIEYNMLPDDPEPTRVDLVMFGLAAKVYMQYETKVLKPWREGNKVWVSWSQTLKLNVTRELLIKMASHKIMVRVWDSNDKVSFKAKNDRPKAFRLPQDPNQMGATPESETAISGSYILTSVIQYSDREENYTDFTAQNTSGIMKMVCKLRATFERDTLRTKTAKKHQRDPEPTDDTKLSELSCATGRNIMSWLLSCTSMVTVYVCLNSVTIKGGFAKEKKALYQKPIQDNAVILDVSPKKEVASLELSFTSLLAGSTTLTDCLGFCSGGVNEGFWNVTLDQPLLSEQLKAELNPLVITILSASSLPSSPVPFHILKATCLPVYCQYKFHNMPVYRTKGHDHNANIYFKDVNVIFTGLLSPGKLREFLTGPPLEIEVHDRDRKIEKPSKIPAIFGTEPNDDKLGVVDLGITKRTATLQNPYGIAKLDLLELLQGHTYLNQRLPIRNSNIQQSELERTMLQTSSFEIPSDTSMSMGRYLEADSQLKVQVEIAHPLHSGSGNREGDCPFCRIIYVFKYNNTPVLAKLTSEILQINAEAFQLDCYPYETIQRVLSGHKMSAKEREKKNLNVLTGFHLMDKALHLFVLEGLKDQAVKRLWTSMKIKLNGDEEEKVTILYNSSLSFSERLYDTLDVGLSPICLLKPLEYIIKEPLVFIRNVVHHDCLEAMKRISQLCQVKRLIDAVHRNLFPSTDMILSLTKGFGFDLGRGELRLVKETEEAQDIANNNHVTKATNKPLDSFNREYFQRKQHQCNNMKDFIQANIEGIHRASSALQKSAPNMLVGNVADGQAGNSYNIQMMKSKSQGKELLYRELAKDSICIHFTYPGFKSSFESNQHSNQPDDARIEELRKPWRENILHGNKLRPILSRSRLPWNQRNQDFDLYSKPPLLFGPDLPQCIHLAGETQFQSEPVQYNRQLKKKMPYETSQESGRVPGFKCHMKRAGLDKLQDILKDKPMKYSLKRPGMTLKPIPAISVVQQTESTGSAKREANIPFAPGPFQNHSLSWDKNAIPRHSSQYNKFPLRHDWRPHSF; this is encoded by the exons ATG GACAAACCTATGTGGAACTCAATAAACTCCACAGCATCACTTGACATGGAGAGTGTCAACCGCTGCCTCAATGATCGGTCTGAAAACTCAGCATTACTCACAGACAGTGGACATGATGCTAACAGTGAAGATCCAAATATGGAGATGTCAGAGTCCATCCCTCTATTTGaacgaacaaaaaaaaaatgtaaaactaaccCCAACTACACAGTAACTTGTACAGTCAACATTGCACTAGCTGTCCTTAAAG ACCAAGAAGAGAATGTGGAGTATTCAACTACGTCTGAGAAAGAGAAAAGTAAAAAAGAGCCAAAGAGAGAACCTTACAGTGAGGTATTGGAGGCCCCCAGAGCAGAGAGCTATTATTGCATTGAGTACAATATGCTTCCTGATGACCCTGAGCCAACCAGAGTGGATCTAGTGATGTTTGGCTTAGCAGCTAAAGTCTACATGCAGTATGAGACTAAG GTGCTGAAGCCTTGGCGAGAAGGAAACAAGGTGTGGGTGAGCTGGTCTCAGACTTTGAAGCTCAACGTGACCAGAGAGCTCCTCATTAAAATGGCCTCCCATAAGATTATGGTTAGAGTGTGGGACAGCAATGACAAAGTGTCCTTCAAAGCCAAGAATGACAGACCCAAAGCCTTCAGACTGCCACAGGATCCAAATCAAATGG GTGCTACCCCTGAATCTGAGACAGCGATATCTGGTAGTTACATCCTCACATCTGTCATACAGTACAGTGACAGGGAAGAAAATTATACTGATTTCACAGCACAAAACACAA GTGGCATTATGAAGATGGTTTGTAAGCTGAGAGCCACCTTTGAGAGAGACACTCTGAGAACTAAAACAGCTAAAAAACACCAGAGAGATCCAGAACCAACTGATGATACGAAGCTCTCTGAGCTAAGCTGTGCCACAGGTAGAAAT ATAATGTCATGGCTCTTGAGTTGCACCTCAATGGTCACCGTGTATGTTTGTCTAAACTCAGTCACTATTAAGGGTGGCTTTGCAAAAGAAAAGAAGGCACTTTATCAGAAACCCATCCAGGACAATGCAGTAATCTTGGACGTCTCACCAAAAAAGGAGGTTGCTTCATTGGAACTTTCTTTCACTTCTCTACTTGCAG GGAGCACGACACTCACTGACTGCCTGGGATTTTGCTCTGGTGGAGTAAATGAAGGATTCTGGAATGTCACTCTGGACCAGCCACTTTTATCTGAGCAGCTAAAGGCTGAGCTCAACCCACTGGTCATCACTATTTTATCTGCTTCATCTCTGCCATCCTCTCCTGTCCCTTTTCATATACTTAAG GCAACGTGTCTTCCTGTCTACTGCCAGTACAAATTCCACAACATGCCTGTTTACAGAACTAAAGGCCATGATCACAACGCAAATATCTACTTCAAGGATGTGAATGTAATTTTTACTGGTCTACTAAGCCCTGGAAAGCTGCGTGAGTTTCTCACAGGCCCACCTTTGGAGATCGAAGTCCACGATCGAGACAGGAAAATTGAAAAACCCTCAAAAATTCCAGCCATATTCGGCACTGAACCTAATGATGACAAACTAGGAGTTGTGGATCTAGGTATCACCAAACGGACAGCTACACTCCAAAACCCATATGGCATAGCAAAGCTGGATCTGTTAGAGCTCCTTCAAGGACATACATATTTGAATCAGAGATTACCAATTAGGAATTCAAATATTCAGCAAAGTGAACTGGAGAGAACAATGCTTCAGACTAGCTCCTTTGAGATTCCATCAGATACCTCAATGTCCATGGGCCGTTATCTTGAGGCTGACTCCCAACTAAAAGTTCAAGTGGAGATAGCACATCCCCTACATTCCGGGAGTGGAAACCGTGAAGGAGATTGCCCATTTTGTCGCATCATTTATGTTTTCAAGTATAATAATACTCCTGTCTTAGCTAAACTGACATCTGAAATTCTGCAAATCAATGCAGAAGCCTTCCAACTGGATTGTTATCCATATGAAACAATTCAAAGAGTCCTGTCTGGTCATAAAATGAGTgccaaagaaagagagaaaaaaaacctgAATGTTCTAACTGGATTTCATCTGATGGACAAGGCTCTACATCTTTTTGTTCTGGAAGGATTGAAGGATCAAGCTGTCAAAAGACTATGGACCTCAATGAAGATTAA GTTGAATGGAGATGAGGAAGAAAAGgtgactattttatataactcAAGCTTGAGTTTCTCAGAACGATTGTATGACACGCTTGATGTAGGTCTGAGTCCGATTTGCCTTCTGAAGCCATTGGAGTACATCATTAAGGAACCTCTGGTGTTTATCAGAAATGTAGTCCATCACGACTGCCTCGAAGCCATGAAACG TATAAGCCAGCTATGCCAAGTCAAGAGGCTTATTGACGCAGTACACCGCAACCTGTTCCCATCAACCGACATGATTCTTAGTTTGACCAAAGGATTTGGATTCGATCTTGGGAGAGGAGAGCTAAGGTTGGTGAAGGAAACAGAGGAAGCTCAGGACATAGCCAATAATAACCATGTCACAAAGGCAACAAACAAACCTCTTGATAGCTTCAACAGAGAGTATTTCCAAAGGAAACAGCATCAGTGTAACAATATGAAAGACTTCATTCAG GCAAATATTGAAGGTATCCACAGGGCAAGTAGTGCCTTACAAAAATCTGCACCAAATATGCTTGTGGGCAATGTTGCTGATGGACAGGCTGGTAATTCCTACAACATTCAAATGATGAAGTCCAAATCTCAGGGTAAAGAACTACTTTACAGAGAACTGGCAAAG GACTCCATTTGCATTCACTTCACTTATCCTGGTTTCAAGAGCAGTTTTGAATCTAACCAGCACTCAAATCAACCAGACGATGCACGTATAGAGGAGCTGAGAAAG CCTTGGAGAGAAAATATTCTTCATGGGAACAAACTTAGGCCAATCCTGTCTAGATCCAGATTGCCATGGAATCAGAGAAATCAGGATTTTGACCTTTACTCCAAGCCACCATTACTGTTTGGACCAGACCTGCCCCAATGCATCCATTTGGCTG GAGAGACTCAGTTTCAGTCTGAACCTGTTCAGTACAACAGGCAGCTAAAGAAGAAGATGCCTTATGAGACTTCTCAAGAAAGTGGAAGAGTTCCCGGGTTTAAATGTCACATGAAGAGAGCGGGCCTGGATAAACTACAAGACATACTGAAGGACAAGCCcatgaaatattctttaaagagACCAGGGATGACTTTAAAg CCCATTCCAGCTATTTCTGTGGTCCAGCAAACTGAGTCGACTGGCTCAGCGAAGAGAGAAGCCAATATTCCTTTCGCTCCTGGACCCTTCCAGAACCACAGCTTGAGCTGGGACAAAAATGCTATCCCAAGACACTCATCCCAATACAACAAGTTCCCCCTCAG ACATGACTGGAGGCCACATTCATTTTAG